One Agelaius phoeniceus isolate bAgePho1 chromosome 8, bAgePho1.hap1, whole genome shotgun sequence genomic region harbors:
- the GPR52 gene encoding G-protein coupled receptor 52: protein MNQSRWIEWRTLNMSSSVMNISEHLSCPLGFGHYNAVDICILETVVIVLLTFLIIAGNLTVIFVFHCAPLLHHYTTSYFIQTMAYADLFVGVSCLVPTLSLLHYSTGVHESLTCQVFGYIISVLKSVSMACLACISVDRYLAITKPLSYNQLVTPCRLRICISLIWIYSCLIFLPSFFGWGKPGYHGDIFEWCATSWLTNAYFTGFIVCLLYAPAAFVICFTYFHIFKICRQHTKEISDRRARFPNHEGDAAGEAGHSPDRRYAMVLFRITSVFYVLWLPYIIYFLLESSRVLENPALSFLTTWLAISNSFCNCVIYSLSNSVFRLGLRRLSETICSSCVCSKDRDVRDPKPRKRANSCSI from the coding sequence ATGAACCAGTCCCGATGGATTGAATGGAGGACTCTGAATATGAGCAGTAGTGTTATGAACATATCTGAGCACCTCTCCTGCCCTCTTGGATTTGGTCACTACAATGCAGTTGACATCTGTATCCTTGAGACAGTCGTTATTGTCTTGCtaacatttttaattattgcGGGTAACTTAACTGTGATATTTGTTTTCCACTGTGCTCCACTCCTGCATCATTACACCACCAGTTACTTTATTCAGACCATGGCCTATGCTGATCTTTTTGTTGGAGTCAGCTGCTTGGTTCCTACTTTGTCACTGCTCCACTACTCAACAGGTGTCCACGAGTCCTTGACTTGTCAAGTTTTTGGATACATCATCTCTGTGCTCAAAAGCGTCTCTATGGCATGTCTTGCTTGCATCAGTGTGGATCGCTATCTCGCTATAACAAAGCCTCTCTCCTATAACCAACTGGTCACACCTTGTCGCTTGAGAATCTGCATCAGTCTCATCTGGATATACTCTTGCCTGATCTTCTTGCCTTCTTTTTTCGGTTGGGGAAAACCTGGTTACCACGGAGATATTTTTGAATGGTGTGCTACCTCCTGGCTAACTAATGCCTACTTTACTGGCTTTATTGTGTGCTTACTCTACGCTCCCGCTGCCTTTGTCATATGTTTCACCTATTTCCACATCTTTAAAATCTGCCGGCAGCACACCAAAGAGATCAGTGACCGCAGAGCTCGGTTCCCTAACCACgagggggatgctgctggggaggctgggcacagccccgacCGCCGCTATGCCATGGTTCTGTTCCGGATAACCAGCGTCTTCTACGTGCTCTGGCTCCCTTATATCATATACTTTCTGCTGGAGAGCTCCAGGGTATTGGAGAACCCAGCGCTCTCCTTCCTAACTACGTGGCTTGCTATAAGCAATAGTTTCTGCAACTGTGTGATCTATAGCCTCTCCAACAGCGTTTTCAGGCTGGGACTACGGAGACTGTCAGAGACAATATGTTCATCTTGTGTGTGTTCAAAAGACAGGGATGTACGGGACCCTAAGCCAAGGAAACGGGCTAATTCCTGCTCCATTTAA